The genomic DNA TTCCGGTTCGCTGACAATTTCAAGGAGGGGGACCCCAGCGCGGTTGAAATCCATAAAACTACGGGTTGGATCGCCAGTAACTTCAGCATGGATGGACTTTCCTGCGTCCTCTTCTAAGTGAATTCTGCGAAGGGCAACAGTGCGAGCTTCTCCTTCAAATTCAAATGTTACCTGTCCCTTTTGGCACAAAGGGATGTCGTATTGCGAAATCTGGTAGTTCTTCGGCAGGTCAGGATAGAAATAGTTCTTCCGATCGAATTTACTGGAAGCGGTGATTTCACACTCCATCGCCAAACCTGCGCGAACCGCGAACTCTACCGCGCGTCTATTGATGACCGGTAATGTTCCAGGCATCCCCAAGCAGATTGGGCAGGTACAATCGTTTGCCGATGCCCCAAAGGTATAAGCACAATTACAGAAAAGTTTACTCTCTGTACACAATTCCGCGTGGATTTCCAATCCAATAACTATCTCATATTTTTCCATTTTTCTAATAATTCACCGAGTGTTCGATAAGGCAAGTTTAGCATGAATGCCCCACGCCGTAGACCCACAACGAATGTTGTTCATTGCTAAACGCTTTGGCTGGATTTTTAACAATCCACAAGGTCTTCGGTGGAAGCATTGTGCATAACATAGGCTCCGTATATCCAGTTGGCTAAGGTTTTGAGGATAATTCGTTAACGACGGCGACATTCGCTTCCACTTCACTCTCAGAAGTCATGCCGATCGTCATCGCATGTACACACGGAAGTCCCATCACAAATTCAATTGCTTCACGCTGGCTCTCCGCATCTTGCGCCAATTTCCCCATACCTAAGACTTTCATACCGTAAATGCCCTTACCAGCAAATGCCATCTGTTCCATTGTTCGGATAACATCCGCAGGCGATGCGTCCATGCTAACCCCGGCGTGATTAATCCGTGCCAACACAACTTCGACCCATTCTGTCATCGCTGATGTTTGGAACGCTCCGTAGTCGTGACAAGATACGCCGTGCGCGCGAATTAATCCTTGCTCCTTGCAACGGGCGAGTGCTTCCATAGCATCTGGATAGCGTTGTGGCCAATCTACCTGCGTGAGACAGTGGAGCAGTACAATATCCACATAGTCAGAACCGATTTCTTTGAGAAATCGCTTTAC from Candidatus Poribacteria bacterium includes the following:
- a CDS encoding aldo/keto reductase, with amino-acid sequence MEIVALGKTGLNVSRLSIGTGSNGWNGRSNQTDLGFETFRDLLLFSHEKGVRFWDSADQYGSHPHVKAALNELPRESVTITTKTTSRTRETVEADVKRFLKEIGSDYVDIVLLHCLTQVDWPQRYPDAMEALARCKEQGLIRAHGVSCHDYGAFQTSAMTEWVEVVLARINHAGVSMDASPADVIRTMEQMAFAGKGIYGMKVLGMGKLAQDAESQREAIEFVMGLPCVHAMTIGMTSESEVEANVAVVNELSSKP